A portion of the Methylobacterium currus genome contains these proteins:
- the lspA gene encoding signal peptidase II: MVSPSSSQSPAYAPQGRSRAHPLHDAARNTGATGDGEDRRREATEVPLGRVRRAATVAAMVAAAMAVDLGTKALAVELLAGGVPQSLMPVLDLSLVFNRGISFSLFQAPDPTSLALLLGMQVALTCFVIWLALNAAEALQRLGFSAIAGGAISNVLDRFMDGAVTDFLDLHTAGIRWFTFNLADVWISVGVVLLILDALPIWPHRAGMPGGLAQ, from the coding sequence ATGGTGTCGCCGTCATCATCCCAGTCACCGGCCTATGCGCCTCAAGGCCGGAGTAGGGCCCATCCGCTGCATGATGCTGCCCGGAACACCGGTGCCACCGGTGATGGCGAGGACCGGCGGCGCGAAGCCACTGAGGTTCCGCTCGGCCGGGTTCGTCGAGCCGCGACCGTTGCTGCCATGGTGGCGGCCGCCATGGCTGTCGATCTCGGGACGAAAGCGTTGGCCGTGGAGCTGCTCGCCGGGGGCGTCCCTCAGAGCCTGATGCCTGTGCTCGACCTGAGCCTGGTCTTCAACCGGGGCATCAGCTTCAGCCTGTTCCAGGCGCCCGACCCGACCTCCCTTGCGCTTCTCCTCGGGATGCAGGTCGCCCTCACATGCTTCGTGATCTGGTTGGCCCTGAATGCAGCCGAAGCGCTTCAGCGCCTCGGGTTTTCCGCGATTGCGGGCGGGGCCATCAGCAACGTCCTCGACCGGTTCATGGATGGGGCGGTCACCGACTTCCTTGACCTGCACACGGCGGGCATCCGCTGGTTTACCTTCAACCTTGCCGACGTCTGGATCTCGGTTGGCGTCGTCCTGCTGATCCTGGACGCGCTTCCGATTTGGCCCCACCGCGCCGGCATGCCGGGAGGGCTGGCGCAATGA